In the Daphnia pulicaria isolate SC F1-1A chromosome 2, SC_F0-13Bv2, whole genome shotgun sequence genome, one interval contains:
- the LOC124327457 gene encoding endocuticle structural glycoprotein SgAbd-8-like isoform X1, protein MKLFVIAAVLAVAAAAPSSYKPEYKAPAYAAPAYVAPSYAAPSYSAPAYAAPAYAAPAYAKDNKYAGITVTSQSDERNLDGSSQWSYAQSDYTTREESQVQKKLQGVAYDSYGKATYEDVMGNTNKGSSYWVSPEGEKFTLTWVADEQGFKPKGDHLPVAPVHVYELPVAPVHEYELPVAPALPYKRTGLGYSGNSYY, encoded by the exons ATGAAGCTG TTTGTTATCGCCGCTGTCTTGGCCGTCGCTGCCGCTGCCCCTTCCAGCTACAAGCCGGAATACAAAGCCCCAGCCTACGCTGCCCCCGCCTACGTTGCCCCAAGCTACGCTGCCCCAAGCTACTCTGCTCCGGCTTACGCTGCTCCAGCCTACGCTGCCCCGGCCTACGCCAAGGATAACAAATACGCCGGCATCACCGTCACCAGCCAATCTGATGAGCGCAATCTTGACGGCAGCAGCCAGTGGAG TTACGCCCAGTCTGACTACACGACCCGCGAGGAATCGCAGGTGCAGAAGAAGCTCCAAGGCGTCGCCTACGACTCTTACGGCAAAGCAACTTACGAGGATGTGATGGGTAACACCAACAAGGGATCTTCTTACTGGGTTTCCCCCGAAGGcgagaaattcactttgacCTGGGTCGCTGATGAGCAGGGATTCAAACCCAAGGGCGACCACttgcccgtcgctcccgtccaCGTCTACGAACTCcccgtcgctcccgtccaTGAATACGAACTCCCAGTTGCTCCCGCTCTCCCCTACAAACGCACCGGACTCGGTTATTCCGGCAACAGTTATTATTaa
- the LOC124327454 gene encoding uncharacterized protein LOC124327454 isoform X2 yields MKSVIVILSVLSLLVVVSEAWFLNLKSGKSDTATIVTSAPNSRKMILVAKKVYVPMYASDDSTSAVADRLLPISPALTPSDGIVSDGRQQPMAVDYSSSMYLQPPPVASYAMYAPASANVAAAYAAPVQVPVVVADQGVAPQQYAVYPAGYGAAGPQFVQYAGAPQMSDGTWVMQYAGAGQAVAAGAPYYRPTGNDKEMVADGSAVPVPTEAYANV; encoded by the exons ATGAAG TCTGTAATTGTGATCCTGTCAGTGTTGAGCTTGTTGGTCGTCGTTTCAGAGGCGTGGTTCCTCAATCTCAAGTCCGGCAAATCTGACACAGCGACAATAGTGACGTCAGCACCGAATTCACGTAAAATGATTCTGGTAGCCAAGAAGGTCTACGTTCCGATGTACGCGTCTGACGACTCGACCTCAGCAGTTGCCGACCGACTTCTGCCCATCTCTCCCGCACTAACACCTTCTGATGGAATTGTGTCGGATGGACGCCAACAGCCAATGGCCGTCGACTATTCCAGCTCGATGTATCTTCAACCTCCTCCAGTTGCGTCATACGCCATGTACGCTCCCGCTTCAGCTAACGTGGCTGCCGCTTACGCAGCTCCTGTTCAGgtccctgttgttgttgctgaccaGGGTGTTGCACCCCAACAATATGCAGTTTATCCCGCTGGATACGGAGCTGCTGGCCCGCAGTTCGTCCAATACGCCGGTGCTCCGCAAATGTCTGATGGG ACTTGGGTGATGCAGTACGCCGGAGCTGGAcaagctgttgctgctggtgcgCCTTATTACCGGCCAACAGGAAACGACAAAGAGATGGTTGCCGATGGATCTGCAGTTCCGGTTCCAACTGAAGCGTATGCAAATGTTTGA
- the LOC124327460 gene encoding uncharacterized protein LOC124327460 — protein sequence MYAPASANVAAAYAAPVQVPAVVAGQGVAPQQYAVYPAGYGAAGPQFVQYAGAPQMSDGTWVMQYVGAGQAVAAGAPYSPTENDKEAVVDGFAVPFQLKRMRVV from the exons ATGTACGCTCCCGCTTCAGCTAACGTGGCTGCCGCTTACGCAGCTCCTGTTCAGGtccctgctgttgttgctggccaGGGCGTTGCACCCCAACAATATGCCGTTTACCCCGCTGGATACGGAGCTGCTGGCCCGCAGTTCGTCCAATACGCCGGTGCTCCGCAGATGTCTGATGGG ACTTGGGTGATGCAATACGTCGGAGCTGGAcaagctgttgctgctggtgcgCCTTACTCGCCAACAGAAAACGATAAAGAGGCGGTTGTCGATGGATTTGCAGTACCGTTCCAACTGAAGCGTATGCGTGTAGTTTGA
- the LOC124327457 gene encoding endocuticle structural glycoprotein SgAbd-8-like isoform X2, producing the protein MKLFVIAAVLAVAAAAPSSYKPEYKAPAYAAPAYVAPSYAAPSYSAPAYAAPAYAAPAYAKDNKYAGITVTSQSDERNLDGSSQWSYAQSDYTTREESQVQKKLQGVAYDSYGKATYEDVMGNTNKGSSYWVSPEGEKFTLTWVADEQGFKPKGDHLPVAPVHVYELPVAPVHEYELPVAPALPYKRTGLGYSGNSYY; encoded by the exons TTTGTTATCGCCGCTGTCTTGGCCGTCGCTGCCGCTGCCCCTTCCAGCTACAAGCCGGAATACAAAGCCCCAGCCTACGCTGCCCCCGCCTACGTTGCCCCAAGCTACGCTGCCCCAAGCTACTCTGCTCCGGCTTACGCTGCTCCAGCCTACGCTGCCCCGGCCTACGCCAAGGATAACAAATACGCCGGCATCACCGTCACCAGCCAATCTGATGAGCGCAATCTTGACGGCAGCAGCCAGTGGAG TTACGCCCAGTCTGACTACACGACCCGCGAGGAATCGCAGGTGCAGAAGAAGCTCCAAGGCGTCGCCTACGACTCTTACGGCAAAGCAACTTACGAGGATGTGATGGGTAACACCAACAAGGGATCTTCTTACTGGGTTTCCCCCGAAGGcgagaaattcactttgacCTGGGTCGCTGATGAGCAGGGATTCAAACCCAAGGGCGACCACttgcccgtcgctcccgtccaCGTCTACGAACTCcccgtcgctcccgtccaTGAATACGAACTCCCAGTTGCTCCCGCTCTCCCCTACAAACGCACCGGACTCGGTTATTCCGGCAACAGTTATTATTaa
- the LOC124327454 gene encoding uncharacterized protein LOC124327454 isoform X1, with amino-acid sequence MKSVIVILSVLSLLVVVSEAWFLNLKSGKSDTATIVTSAPNSRKMILVAKKVYVPMYASDDSTSAVADRLLPISPALTPSDGIVSDGRQQPMAVDYSSSMYLQPPPVASYAMYAPASANVAAAYAAPVQVPVVVADQGVAPQQYAVYPAGYGAAGPQFVQYAGAPQMSDGTWVMQYAGAGQAVAAGAPYYRPTGNDKEMVADGSAVPVPTEAYANV; translated from the exons TCTGTAATTGTGATCCTGTCAGTGTTGAGCTTGTTGGTCGTCGTTTCAGAGGCGTGGTTCCTCAATCTCAAGTCCGGCAAATCTGACACAGCGACAATAGTGACGTCAGCACCGAATTCACGTAAAATGATTCTGGTAGCCAAGAAGGTCTACGTTCCGATGTACGCGTCTGACGACTCGACCTCAGCAGTTGCCGACCGACTTCTGCCCATCTCTCCCGCACTAACACCTTCTGATGGAATTGTGTCGGATGGACGCCAACAGCCAATGGCCGTCGACTATTCCAGCTCGATGTATCTTCAACCTCCTCCAGTTGCGTCATACGCCATGTACGCTCCCGCTTCAGCTAACGTGGCTGCCGCTTACGCAGCTCCTGTTCAGgtccctgttgttgttgctgaccaGGGTGTTGCACCCCAACAATATGCAGTTTATCCCGCTGGATACGGAGCTGCTGGCCCGCAGTTCGTCCAATACGCCGGTGCTCCGCAAATGTCTGATGGG ACTTGGGTGATGCAGTACGCCGGAGCTGGAcaagctgttgctgctggtgcgCCTTATTACCGGCCAACAGGAAACGACAAAGAGATGGTTGCCGATGGATCTGCAGTTCCGGTTCCAACTGAAGCGTATGCAAATGTTTGA